CCGTGGACCACGGCGCGAAGGTCGTCAACATGTCTTTCGAGTCCTACTCGGAGACATCAGCTGCTGAAAAGGCAGCTGTCGCCTACGCCCGGAAGCGCGATGTGCTGGTCGTCGCGGCGTCAGGAAATTCTCACTCCGACATTCCTCGCGTTCCTGCTGCCGTGCCCGGAGTCCTTGCCGTGGGCGCAGTGGACATCGACCTGACGGTCTGGAAGTACTCCAACCACGGGTCGCATATCAAGCTGCTGGCCCCAGGGGTTCATGTGCGCTCCGCGGGCGTCGAGGACCCGTACAGGCTGGCCAACGGCACGTCGGACTCCGCAGCGTACGTGTCCGCCGCTGCGGCTCTCCTCCGCTCCAAGTTCCCTGACCTGACCGCCGGCCAGATCGCCAACCGCCTGGTGAAGACCGCCGGTCTGCCGGATGCCATGAAGGGCAAGAAGCTTCCCGACCCCCGGTACGGCTACGGCTTCATCAAGCCGTTCAAGGCACTGACCGCAGACATTCCCGCAGGCTCGGAGAACGGGCCGCTGCCTGCTCTCAGCGAGAGCGCGCCCGAGGTGCCGGCCAAGAGCAAGAGCAGCGGCGGTAATTACGAGCCCAAGGGCAACAAGGTCGCCATCATCAGCACCATCGGCGGTGTGGTCGTCCTCCTCATCGTCATCGTGGTTGTTGTCACGGTGACCGTGAAGAAGAAGCGCCGTAATGCACCACCTCCGGGTGGTCCTGGCGGTTATGGCGGTCCCGGTGGGCCGGGCGTCCCCGGCGGTTTTGCGCCGCAGCCTCCCGGTGGTTTCGTGCCGCAGCCTCCCGGTCCTTACCAGCAGCAGCCCGGCGCACCGGGCACCTACCCGCCCGGCCCCTACCAGCAGCAGCCGGGGGCGCCGGGCGCCTACCCGCCTGGTCCTTACCAGCAGCAGCCAGGGGCGCCCGCTTCGTTCCCGCCGGCACCGCCCACCCCGCCGCCAGGCCGGTAGCGCACCGCCGTAGCGAAGACGGCAGAGGCACCAGCCTGTACAAAGGCTGTCGGCCCCAACCTGCCCGGACTGCGTTCAGTCCGGGGCTTTCCGATCCCGTGTAGGGCCTGAACGCACGTAGCCGCGGGCTGTGACCCCAGGGTGACATCGCTACCACGCCGGTTTCGAGAACAGCCCCAGCCCCTAAAGAACCCGCGCCCCCACCGCCGGCGCCTCCGCCACCCGCACCTGGCGGCAGGTCCCCGACGCCAGCAGTGCCGACGCGACGGCCTCTGCCGCCTCCGCATCCTTGACCAGGAAAGCGGTGGTCGGCCCCGAGCCGGAGACCAGCGCGGCCAGCGCACCGGCCGCGGTGCCTGCCTCCAAGGTCGCGGTCAGCGACGGCCGCAGGGAGAGGGCGGCGGGCTGGAGGTCGTTGGTCAGGGCCGCGGCCAGCACGGTGGCGTCGCCGGACTCCAGCGCGGCCAGCAGTTCCGG
This Streptomyces decoyicus DNA region includes the following protein-coding sequences:
- a CDS encoding S8 family serine peptidase, producing MGGAMVVGALLFGTAPVASADQIRHDQWPLRSFGADDVWKVSTGKGVTVAVIDDPVDGSHPDLKGNVLPGRSFLISERGAGTADSPYDEREHGTAMASLIAGHGHGPGGSAGVKGLAPDAKILPVGIDIGDGESPGSDDVSYAAPLRYAVDHGAKVVNMSFESYSETSAAEKAAVAYARKRDVLVVAASGNSHSDIPRVPAAVPGVLAVGAVDIDLTVWKYSNHGSHIKLLAPGVHVRSAGVEDPYRLANGTSDSAAYVSAAAALLRSKFPDLTAGQIANRLVKTAGLPDAMKGKKLPDPRYGYGFIKPFKALTADIPAGSENGPLPALSESAPEVPAKSKSSGGNYEPKGNKVAIISTIGGVVVLLIVIVVVVTVTVKKKRRNAPPPGGPGGYGGPGGPGVPGGFAPQPPGGFVPQPPGPYQQQPGAPGTYPPGPYQQQPGAPGAYPPGPYQQQPGAPASFPPAPPTPPPGR